The window GCCAAGATCACACTCGAGCCTCTCGAGCGTGGTTTCGGCCACACCCTGGGCAACGCGCTGCGCCGCATCCTGTTGTCCTCAATGCCCGGCTGTGCAGTAGTCGAGGCCGAGATTGACGGTGTGCTCCATGAGTACAGCGCCATCGAAGGTGTACAGGAAGATGTAATTGAAATCCTGTTGAACCTTAAAGGTCTGGCTATCAAGCTGCACGGTCGTGACGAAGTTACGCTGACCTTGTCGAAGAAGGGTTCGGGGGTGGTTACCGCTGCCGATATTCAGCTGGATCATGATGTCGAGATCGTTAACCCCGATCACGTAATCGCTAACCTGGCGTCTAACGGCGCCCTGAACATGAAGCTCACCGTAGCTCGTGGTCGTGGTTATGAACCGGCAGACTCGCGTCAGAGCGATGAAGACGAAAGCCGCAGCATCGGTCGCTTGCAGCTCGACTCTTCGTTCAGCCCGGTTCGCCGTATCGCATACGTGGTGGAAAACGCCCGTGTCGAACAGCGTACCAACCTGGACAAGCTGGTTATTGATCTGGAAACCAACGGTACCCTGGATCCTGAAGAGGCCATTCGCCGCGCTGCAACCATCCTGCAACAGCAGTTGGCTGCGTTCGTCGACCTCAAGGGTGACAGTGAGCCAGTGGTTGTCGAGCAGGAAGACGAGATCGATCCGATCCTGCTTCGCCCGGTTGACGATCTGGAACTGACTGTACGTTCGGCTAACTGCCTTAAGGCGGAAAACATCTACTACATCGGCGACCTGATTCAGCGCACCGAAGTAGAGCTGTTGAAGACTCCGAACCTTGGCAAGAAATCCTTGACTGAAATCAAGGACGTTCTGGCCTCCCGCGGTCTGTCCCTCGGCATGCGCCTCGACAACTGGCCGCCTGCAAGTCTTAAGAAGGACGACAAGGCGACTGCCTGATCGTCGTAATCACCGAACGTTGTGTTTGGTAAGGAATGAACCATGCGTCATCGTAAAAGTGGTCGTCACCTGAGCCGCACCAGCTCGCACCGCAAGGCCATGTTCCAAAACATGGCGGTGTCGCTGTTCGAGCACGAGCTGATCAAAACTACACTGCCGAAAGCCAAAGAACTGCGCCGCGTTGCTGAGCCGCTGATCACTTTGGCCAAGACAGATAGCTTGGCTAACCGCCGTCTGGCTTTCGACCGTACTCGTTCGAAAGCTATCGTTGGTAAGCTCTTCAACGACCTGGGCAAGCGTTACGCTACCCGTGAGGGTGGCTACCTGCGCATCCTCAAGTGCGGTTTCCGCGCTGGCGACAACGCGCCTATGGCGTACGTCGAGTTGGTTGATCGTGCTACCAGCGGTGAAGCTGTATCCGCTGAGTAAGTCGGCAACATACAAAAAACCGGGCCTTGTGCCCGGTTTTTTGTGCCCGGTCAAAAAGTGGCAGTCACTTCTGTTGGCTGGCTTGCGCTTGGCAATGCGACAGCATTAGATAATGACTATCGATGTCCATGATTTAATGAATTTGGATACTGTCATTAACATGATCAATACTCCTTTCCAGCCGATTAGCCGGCAGTTTGAAGACCGACCTAGGAAGATTGAGCATGAGCCAGACCAAAACGCTTACGACCGCCAGCGGCGCTCCTGTCGCCGATAACCAGAACTCTCGCTCCGCTGGCCCGCGTGGCCCGCTGTTGCTCGACGACTTCCACCTTATCGAGAAGCTCGCTCACTTCAATCGCGAGAACATTCCCGAGCGCCGTGTACACGCTAAGGGATCGGGCGCTTACGGCACATTTACCGTAACCCGGGATATTACCCAGTACACCAGCGCCAAGCTGTTTGAGTCGGTCGGCAAACAGACCCCGACGTTCCTGCGTTTTTCCACCGTGGGTGGCGAGCGTGGCTCTGCCGATACTGAGCGCGATCCACGCGGTTTCGCCCTGAAGTTCTACACCGAGGAAGGGAACTGGGACATCGTGGGTAATAACACCCCTGTGTTCTTCATCCGCGATCCGCTGAAATTCCCCGACTTCATCCATACGCAGAAGCGCCTGCCCCAAAGCAATCTGAAAAGTGCCCAAATGATGTGGGATTTCTGGTCGCATTCGCCCGAGGCTTTGCACCAGGTCACCATTCTGTTCTCTGATCGTGGCATTCCCGATGGCTACCGTCACATGCACGGCTTCGGCAGCCACACCTATAGTCTGATCAGCGCCGAGGGTGAGCGTCACTGGGTGAAATGGCACTACAAGACCAAGCAAGGGATCAAGAACCTGACGCCGGCTGAAGCTGCACGCCTGGCGGGCACCGACCCGGATTACGCTCAGCGTGATCTGTTCAATGCGATCGAGCGTGGCGATTTCCCGAAGTGGAGCGTCTGCATCCAGATCATGACCGAGGCCCAAGCGGCGGCCCATTACGAGAACCCGTTCGACGTGACCAAGACCTGGTCGCAGAAGGAGTTTCCGTTGATCGAGGTCGGCGAGTTGGAACTCAACCGTAACCCGCTGAACTACTTCGCTGAAGTTGAGCAGGCGGCGTTCGGGCCGAGCAATATGGTTCCAGGGGTTGGCCTTTCGCCAGACCGCATGCTGCAAGGTCGTGTGTTCGCCTACGCTGATGCACACCGCTACCGTGTGGGTACCAATCACCAGCAATTGCCAGTCAACGCTCCGCGCAGCCCGGTCAACACTTACCAGCGCGACGGAGC is drawn from Pseudomonas rhizophila and contains these coding sequences:
- a CDS encoding DNA-directed RNA polymerase subunit alpha yields the protein MQISVNEFLTPRHIDVQVVSPTRAKITLEPLERGFGHTLGNALRRILLSSMPGCAVVEAEIDGVLHEYSAIEGVQEDVIEILLNLKGLAIKLHGRDEVTLTLSKKGSGVVTAADIQLDHDVEIVNPDHVIANLASNGALNMKLTVARGRGYEPADSRQSDEDESRSIGRLQLDSSFSPVRRIAYVVENARVEQRTNLDKLVIDLETNGTLDPEEAIRRAATILQQQLAAFVDLKGDSEPVVVEQEDEIDPILLRPVDDLELTVRSANCLKAENIYYIGDLIQRTEVELLKTPNLGKKSLTEIKDVLASRGLSLGMRLDNWPPASLKKDDKATA
- the rplQ gene encoding 50S ribosomal protein L17 codes for the protein MRHRKSGRHLSRTSSHRKAMFQNMAVSLFEHELIKTTLPKAKELRRVAEPLITLAKTDSLANRRLAFDRTRSKAIVGKLFNDLGKRYATREGGYLRILKCGFRAGDNAPMAYVELVDRATSGEAVSAE
- a CDS encoding catalase — encoded protein: MSQTKTLTTASGAPVADNQNSRSAGPRGPLLLDDFHLIEKLAHFNRENIPERRVHAKGSGAYGTFTVTRDITQYTSAKLFESVGKQTPTFLRFSTVGGERGSADTERDPRGFALKFYTEEGNWDIVGNNTPVFFIRDPLKFPDFIHTQKRLPQSNLKSAQMMWDFWSHSPEALHQVTILFSDRGIPDGYRHMHGFGSHTYSLISAEGERHWVKWHYKTKQGIKNLTPAEAARLAGTDPDYAQRDLFNAIERGDFPKWSVCIQIMTEAQAAAHYENPFDVTKTWSQKEFPLIEVGELELNRNPLNYFAEVEQAAFGPSNMVPGVGLSPDRMLQGRVFAYADAHRYRVGTNHQQLPVNAPRSPVNTYQRDGAMAFGSNGGAAPNYEPNSYVEAPKQAPRYAEPALALGGSADRYDHREDTDYYSHAGALFRLMNDAQKALLISNIAGAMAGVSADVVDRQLQHFFKADVAYGEGIAKALGVQLN